The sequence ATTACAAAGAGACATTGAACCTTCCAAAAACAACATTCCCGATGAAAGCAAGCCTTGCCCAGAAAGAGCCCCACGTAATCGCCGAGTGGGAAAAAAACGATCTTTACGGGAAGATAAGGGAAACATGCAAAGGAAGGAAGAAATATATACTTCATGACGGACCGCCCTATGCAAACGGACATATACACATGGGAACGGCTTTAAACAAGATACTGAAGGACATCATCGTAAAATCAAAAACAATGGCAGGCTTTGACGCCCCCTATGTGCCCGGATGGGACTGCCATGGACTTCCAATTGAACACGAAGTTGACAAAAGGCTAGGAAGCAAGAAAAAGGGAATGGCCATAAAGGAAATAAGAAGCCAATGCCTTGAATATGCAAACACATTCGTAGATATCCAGCGCTCCGAGTTCAAGCGCCTTGGTGTGCTAGGCGACTGGGACAGACCGTATCTTACCGTTAATCACAGTTATGAGGCAGCCATAGTCCGGGAATTGTCCAATTTTTTCCTTTCAGGAAGCGCATATAAGAGCAAAAAACCTATTTACTGGTGCTCAAGCTGCCGGACAGCACTTGCCGAAGCAGAAGTTGAATACGAAAACCACTCTTCTCTTTCAGTTTATGTCCGTTTCCCGCTGCTTGAAGGTCAGGAAAAAACAGAGAAAGCTCTCAACGGGAAAAAAGCATCGGTCCTCATCTGGACAACTACTCCATGGACCCTGCCGGCAAACCTCGCCATTGCACTGCATCCTGACCTGGTTTACAGCCTCATAGATATAGATGGCGATATCATGCTCATGGCAAAAGAGCTCATCCCCTCTGTACTTAAAAAGATGAACAAAATGTCTTTCAACACACTTGCCACATGGAAGGGAAGTGAACTCACAGGACTTAAATGTAAACATCCTCTTTATGACAGGGAATCTGTAATCATAAACGGAGACCATGTCACGCTTGAACAGGGAACTGGCTGCGTCCATACTGCTCCGGGACATGGAATTGAAGACTATGAGATGGGGCTCCGTTATGGTCTGGATGTATACAGCCCTGTCGATGACCAGGGAAAGTTCACCCCAGAAATACCCGATTTTGCAGGAATGAAAGTTTTTGAGGCAAACCCTCTGATACGTGACACTTTGAAGGAAATAAACGCTCTGCTATTTGAAGAAAAAATAACCCACTCATATCCGCACTGCTGGAGGTGCAAGAATCCGGTAATATTCAGGGCCACAGAGCAGTGGTTTATCTCCATGGAGAAAAATAATCTGAGGAAGAAAGCTCTTACAGAGATTAAAAATGTAAAATGGATACCGGCATGGGGAGAAAACAGGATTGGAGGAATGCTGGAACAGCGTCCTGACTGGTGCATATCAAGACAGCGCTGCTGGGGTGTCCCGATAACAGTGATATATTGTTCAAAATGCACTGAGCCAGTAAATGACAAAGGAATATTTGAAAAGATATCAAACCTCATAGAAGAAAAAGGCGCTGATATATGGTTCGAGCTTTCACCTTCTGACATTTTGCCTGCAGGGACTAAGTGTACCAAGTGCGGCTCAGAGGAATTCAGGAAAGAGACCGATATCCTTGATGTCTGGTTCGAATCAGGGGTAAGCCATGAAGCAGTACTTAACACTCGTTCTGAGCTTTCATGGCCTGCCGATCTTTACCTTGAAGGGAGCGACCAGCACAGAGGATGGTTCAACTCAAGCCTCATGGTTTCCCTTGAACACAGGGAAAAGGCACCTTACAGAAGCGTTCTTACGCACGGCTATGTTGTAGACGGTTCGGGAAAAAAGATGTCGAAGTCCCTTGGGAATGTCATAGCTCCCGAAGAAATAATAAAAAAACATGGCGCAGAGCTCCTTCGTCTCTGGGCTTCATCAGTGGATTACAGGGAAGACATAAGGATATCAAATGAGATAATCGAACGTCTTTCAGAAGCATACAGAAAAGTACGGAATACCTGCAAATATATACTTGGGAACATCTATGACTTTAACCCATCTAAAGATTCAATTTCCTTTGAAGAAATGGAAGAGATAGACAGATGGGCTCTTCAGAGATTGTCAAAACTCACAACAAGACTTAAAAAGGCTTACGAGGATTTTGATTTTCATATTTTTTATCACAGCTTTCACAACTTCTGCACAGTTGACATGAGCGCCTTTTACCTTGATGTACTAAAAGACCGGCTCTACACTTCACGGCCTGATTCCAAAGAACGCCGCTCAGCCCAGACTGTCCTCTATAAAATAATAGACTCCCTCGTCAGGCTCATGGCGCCCATACTTTCATTCACGGCAGAAGAGGCCTGGGATCATCTAAAAACCATAGACCCCAACCGGGAGGAGAGTGTACACACTGCACTTTTCCCTAAAGGAGATGAATTCAGGATAGATGAGAAACTTGAGGAAAGCTGGGGGAAAATAATGGATCTTCGCAGCGAGGTCACAAAATCCCTTGAAATTGCGCGAAGAGACAAGCTGATAGGTCATTCTCTTGATGCCGAGGTTACAATAAAGGGAACAGGAAGTGACTTCGAATTTTTCAAGCGATATGAAAAGGATTTGACTCAGATATTCATAGTTTCGCAGGTAAAAATAACAGAAGACAAATCTGTAATAACAGAAAAATCCGGAGAGAGAAAATTCTCAGGTATCGAAATACTCGTTTCCGAAGCAAAAGGGGAAAAGTGCGAGCGATGCTGGATGATTTCAACTGATATAGGCAAAAACAGCGAGCATCCTGCTATCTGCGGACGCTGCGAACAAAACTTATAGCAAACGCAATATAAAATGGCTTGGCAGTTAACTCATACAGAACTGCCAAGCCATTTTATTTATTTCTATTTGTTATTTTCTGGTTGCTGCATCAAATCTTTTTGATACTGAAACCCAGTCAATGGCTTTCCAGAATGCTTCGATATAATCAGCACGCTTAAGGCCGTAATCGATCATGAAGGCATGCTCAAACACATCCATTATCAATAAAGGTGCTGCCCCGGCGAAATGCCCTACGTCATGCTCATTTACCCAGACATTTTGAAGCCTCGAAGCTTCAGCATCATAATAAGCTATAGCCCAGCCTATTCCGCGCATAGTACCGACCGCTTTTAGATTCTTCTCGAAGTTATCAAACGACCCATAGCTCTTTACTGTCTGTTTATAAAACTCTGAGTTAGTATCAATTGCTGAGCCGCCTTTTTTCATATTGCCAAAATAATATTCATGAAGACGCATCCCGTTAAACTCCCATCCCAACCTGCGCGTAAGTTCTGCATATTCCGGAGTCGCCGCCTTTCCTTCTTTTGCAAGTGCAGCAAGAGAGTCAATAACCTTGTTGGTGTTGGTTACATAACCTTGATAGAGTGTGAAATGATTTTTTAACAACTGGTCGCTAAATCCGGCTGTGCCTATTAGACTGTCGAAATTTTTCGCTTCATATGCCATAGTCTCGTCCTCCTTCTTAAGAATTAAGTTCTGCTTTTTTACCAGTTCTCATTTAATATCATATTTCAATTTAAAAAAATGCTTTTCTGAGTCAAACAAATACTTTTCAAACTGTTTAATCTTTTTAAGAGTTTGCAAATATTATACCAATTATCAATACTAAATAAAATTCAACCAATACAATAGGTTAATCTGATAAAAAAAGAAATAAGAACTGAGAGATGTTTCAATTTTTAAAAAATGTAATAAAATTGAAACCTAAAGCCAGGATATTTATTTCGAAAGTCACACATCAATAAAAGAAGTCCAATCCATTATCAATGTATTCTTCGTACTTTCCTACACCATAAAGGATAACAGATATTATGAGACTGGTAAGGCCGAAGTGCCTCAAAAACATGGTAAGAACATTTTCATTAGTAAGAATGAAGTAACCTATAGCTGTAAAAA is a genomic window of Candidatus Schekmanbacteria bacterium containing:
- the ileS gene encoding isoleucine--tRNA ligase, whose amino-acid sequence is MDYKETLNLPKTTFPMKASLAQKEPHVIAEWEKNDLYGKIRETCKGRKKYILHDGPPYANGHIHMGTALNKILKDIIVKSKTMAGFDAPYVPGWDCHGLPIEHEVDKRLGSKKKGMAIKEIRSQCLEYANTFVDIQRSEFKRLGVLGDWDRPYLTVNHSYEAAIVRELSNFFLSGSAYKSKKPIYWCSSCRTALAEAEVEYENHSSLSVYVRFPLLEGQEKTEKALNGKKASVLIWTTTPWTLPANLAIALHPDLVYSLIDIDGDIMLMAKELIPSVLKKMNKMSFNTLATWKGSELTGLKCKHPLYDRESVIINGDHVTLEQGTGCVHTAPGHGIEDYEMGLRYGLDVYSPVDDQGKFTPEIPDFAGMKVFEANPLIRDTLKEINALLFEEKITHSYPHCWRCKNPVIFRATEQWFISMEKNNLRKKALTEIKNVKWIPAWGENRIGGMLEQRPDWCISRQRCWGVPITVIYCSKCTEPVNDKGIFEKISNLIEEKGADIWFELSPSDILPAGTKCTKCGSEEFRKETDILDVWFESGVSHEAVLNTRSELSWPADLYLEGSDQHRGWFNSSLMVSLEHREKAPYRSVLTHGYVVDGSGKKMSKSLGNVIAPEEIIKKHGAELLRLWASSVDYREDIRISNEIIERLSEAYRKVRNTCKYILGNIYDFNPSKDSISFEEMEEIDRWALQRLSKLTTRLKKAYEDFDFHIFYHSFHNFCTVDMSAFYLDVLKDRLYTSRPDSKERRSAQTVLYKIIDSLVRLMAPILSFTAEEAWDHLKTIDPNREESVHTALFPKGDEFRIDEKLEESWGKIMDLRSEVTKSLEIARRDKLIGHSLDAEVTIKGTGSDFEFFKRYEKDLTQIFIVSQVKITEDKSVITEKSGERKFSGIEILVSEAKGEKCERCWMISTDIGKNSEHPAICGRCEQNL
- a CDS encoding superoxide dismutase, yielding MAYEAKNFDSLIGTAGFSDQLLKNHFTLYQGYVTNTNKVIDSLAALAKEGKAATPEYAELTRRLGWEFNGMRLHEYYFGNMKKGGSAIDTNSEFYKQTVKSYGSFDNFEKNLKAVGTMRGIGWAIAYYDAEASRLQNVWVNEHDVGHFAGAAPLLIMDVFEHAFMIDYGLKRADYIEAFWKAIDWVSVSKRFDAATRK